One segment of Brassica napus cultivar Da-Ae unplaced genomic scaffold, Da-Ae ScsIHWf_684;HRSCAF=996, whole genome shotgun sequence DNA contains the following:
- the LOC111210649 gene encoding ATP synthase subunit beta, chloroplastic codes for MRINPTTSDPAVSIREKNNLGRIAQIIGPVLDVAFPPGKMPNIYNALVVKGRDTLGQEINVTCEVQQLLGNNRVRAVAMSATEGLKRGMDVVDMGNPLSVPVGGATLGRIFNVLGEPVDNLGPVDTLTTSPIHKSAPAFIDLDTTLSIFETGIKVVDLLAPYRRGGKIGLFGGAGVGKTVLIMELINNIAKAHGGVSVFGGVGERTREGNDLYMEMKESGVINELNLADSKVALVYGQMNEPPGARMRVGLTALTMAEYFRDVNEQDVLLFIDNIFRFVQAGSEVSALLGRMPSAVGYQPTLSTEMGSLQERITSTKKGSITSIQAVYVPADDLTDPAPATTFAHLDATTVLSRGLAAKGIYPAVDPLDSTSTMLQPRIVGEEHYETAQQVKQTLQRYKELQDIIAILGLDELSEEDRLTVARARKIERFLSQPFFVAEVFTGSPGKYVGLAETIRGFNLILSGEFDSLPEQAFYLVGNIDEATAKATNLEMEKVKEIILSTNSGQIGVLPNHAPIATAVDIGILKIRLNNQWLTMALMGGFARIGNNEITILVNDAEKNSDIDPQEAQQTLEIAEANLRKAEGKRQTIEANLALRRARTRVEALNTI; via the exons atgagaaTAAATCCTACTACTTCGGATCCAGCGGTTTCAATACGTGAAAAAAACAACCTGGGACGTATTGCCCAAATCATTGGTCCGGTACTGGATGTAGCCTTTCCCCCGGGCAAGATGCCTAATATTTACAATGCTCTGGTGGTTAAGGGTCGAGATACGCTTGGTCAAGAAATTAATGTGACTTGTGAAGTACAGCAATTATTAGGAAACAACCGAGTTAGAGCTGTAGCTATGAGCGCGACCGAGGGTTTAAAGAGAGGGATGGACGTGGTTGATATGGGAAATCCTCTAAGTGTTCCAGTCGGCGGAGCGACTCTAGGACGAATTTTCAATGTACTTGGGGAACCTGTTGATAATTTAGGTCCTGTCGATACTCTCACAACATCTCCTATCCATAAATCCGCGCCTGCTTTTATAGACTTAGATACAACCTTATCTATTTTTGAAACAGGAATTAAAGTAGTAGATCTTTTGGCCCCTTATCGTCGTGGGGGAAAAATCGGACTATTCGGTGGGGCTGGCGTGGGTAAAACAGTACTAATTATGGAATTGATCAACAACATTGCCAAAGCTCATGGTGGTGTATCCGTATTTGGTGGAGTAGGCGAACGAACTCGTGAAGGAAATGATCTTTACATGGAAATGAAAGAATCTGGAGTCATTAATGAACTAAACCTTGCGGACTCCAAAGTAGCCCTAGTCTACGGTCAGATGAATGAACCGCCGGGAGCTCGTATGAGAGTTGGTCTGACTGCCTTAACTATGGCAGAATATTTCCGAGATGTTAATGAGCAAGACGTACTTCTATTTATCGACAATATCTTCCGTTTTGTACAAGCAGGATCCGAGGTATCCGCTTTATTGGGTAGAATGCCTTCTGCTGTGGGTTACCAACCCACCCTTAGTACCGAAATGGGTTCTTTACAAGAAAGAATTACTTCTACGAAAAAAGGGTCCATAACCTCTATTCAAGCAGTTTATGTACCTGCAGACGATTTGACTGACCCTGCTCCTGCCACCACATTTGCACATTTAGATGCGACTACCGTACTATCAAGAGGATTAGCTGCTAAAGGTATCTATCCAGCGGTAGATCCTTTAGATTCAACGTCAACTATGCTACAACCTCGAATCGTTGGCGAGGAACATTATGAAACTGCGCAACaagtaaagcaaactttacaacGTTACAAGGAGCTTCAGGACATTATAGCTATCCTGGGGTTGGACGAATTATCCGAAGAGGATCGCTTAACCGTCGCAAGAGCACGAAAGATTGAGCGTTTCTTATCACAACCTTTTTTCGTAGCAGAAGTATTTACAGGTTCTCCGGGAAAATATGTTGGGCTAGCGGAAACAATTAGAGGGTTTAATTTGATCCTTTCCGGAGAATTTGATTCTCTTCCTGAACAGGCCTTTTACTTAGTGGGTAACATCGATGAAGCTACTGCGAAGGCTACGAACTTAGAAATGGAGA AAGTAAAAGAAATCATTTTATCTACTAATAGTGGACAAATTGGCGTATTACCAAATCACGCGCCGATTGCCACAGCTGTTGATATAGGTATTTTGAAAATACGCCTTAATAACCAATGGTTAACAATGGCTCTGATGGGCGGTTTTGCTAGAATAGGCAATAATGAAATTACTATTTTAGTAAATGATGCAGAGAAGAATAGTGACATTGATCCACAAGAAGCTCAGCAAACTCTTGAAATAGCAGAGGCGAACTTGAGAAAAGCTGAAGGCAAGAGACAAACAATTGAGGCTAATCTAGCTCTCAGACGAGCTCGGACACGCGTCGAGGCTCTCAATACGATTTGA